A genomic segment from Chitinophaga flava encodes:
- a CDS encoding DUF4397 domain-containing protein yields the protein MKPYLPILLILALSACSKSDYLDINGTDRPPLNAYISFVNARTVPTGIQFWTFTRQITTTAVGINQASPYLPTPYGNVQINFTEGNGTSYKASRQFGNSAAYTETGGPNGPIPDYYHTVFAAARKYDRSKDTLVLFYDDLRSAPAGKAKLRFVHFAWGIGDVQVKLRQHNNEVVLFQKVGYASAGGSNPTGAAYEIGPFTNVDAGTISLTVSANGQTIDIPALSGLQLEAGKAYTVLFHGALNEKDIPGASLISHQ from the coding sequence ATGAAACCGTATCTACCCATCCTGCTAATACTGGCCCTGAGTGCCTGCTCCAAAAGCGATTATCTCGACATCAACGGAACAGACAGGCCTCCCCTCAACGCTTACATCAGTTTTGTCAATGCCCGTACCGTACCCACCGGCATTCAGTTCTGGACATTCACCCGGCAAATCACTACCACGGCGGTCGGCATCAACCAGGCCTCTCCCTATCTGCCCACCCCCTATGGTAACGTACAGATCAACTTCACCGAAGGCAACGGCACCAGTTACAAAGCCTCCCGGCAGTTTGGTAACAGTGCCGCCTATACGGAAACAGGTGGGCCCAACGGGCCTATTCCGGATTATTATCATACCGTATTTGCGGCCGCCCGAAAATATGACCGCAGCAAGGATACCCTGGTACTTTTTTATGATGATCTGCGCAGCGCGCCGGCAGGTAAAGCCAAACTGCGCTTTGTACATTTCGCCTGGGGCATAGGTGATGTACAGGTAAAACTGCGTCAGCATAACAACGAAGTCGTATTGTTTCAAAAAGTGGGTTATGCGAGCGCCGGCGGGAGCAATCCTACCGGCGCCGCTTATGAAATCGGCCCGTTTACTAACGTTGACGCGGGTACGATTTCACTAACCGTAAGTGCCAACGGACAAACAATTGATATTCCAGCTTTGTCGGGGCTACAACTGGAAGCGGGGAAAGCCTATACGGTATTGTTTCATGGAGCGCTGAATGAAAAAGATATTCCCGGCGCGAGCCTGATATCGCATCAATAA
- a CDS encoding isocitrate lyase/PEP mutase family protein, which yields MSVFEKFKSLHHQDTPLLLGNAWNVASARTMQEKGLKAIATSSSAIADTLGYADGENISFSELFHVVRRIVQCVDVPVSADIETGYSNSTEGLLANIDLLVEAGVVGVNLEDSSASASRTLLPAEDFVSKLTAIKEHLAKKGKQLFINARTDTFLLDVPGKLEETFKRARLYEEAGADSLFVPFIKEPADIRAVVGATALPLNVMSMKELPAFSELAALGVKRISMGGSVYWAQKRALGARLEQIVEDGSFITLF from the coding sequence ATGTCTGTTTTCGAAAAATTCAAAAGCCTGCATCATCAGGACACACCCTTGTTGCTGGGCAACGCCTGGAACGTAGCGAGTGCCCGTACTATGCAGGAAAAAGGCTTGAAAGCCATTGCTACCTCCAGCTCCGCTATTGCTGATACATTAGGATATGCTGATGGTGAAAATATTTCCTTCTCTGAATTGTTTCATGTGGTACGCCGTATTGTACAATGTGTAGACGTGCCGGTATCCGCCGACATAGAAACCGGCTACAGCAATAGTACAGAAGGCCTGCTGGCCAATATAGACCTGCTTGTAGAGGCCGGTGTAGTGGGCGTCAACCTGGAGGACTCTTCTGCATCAGCCAGCAGAACCCTGCTGCCGGCAGAAGACTTTGTCAGCAAACTGACGGCCATCAAAGAACACCTGGCTAAAAAAGGAAAACAGCTGTTCATCAATGCCCGCACGGATACTTTTCTGCTGGATGTACCTGGCAAACTCGAAGAGACATTCAAACGGGCACGGCTATACGAAGAAGCCGGTGCCGACAGTTTGTTTGTTCCTTTCATCAAAGAACCTGCAGACATCCGCGCAGTAGTAGGTGCCACTGCATTGCCCCTGAACGTGATGTCCATGAAAGAACTGCCAGCCTTTAGTGAACTGGCTGCCCTGGGCGTAAAACGTATCAGTATGGGCGGTAGTGTTTACTGGGCGCAGAAAAGAGCCCTGGGGGCCCGCCTTGAGCAGATCGTAGAAGACGGTTCTTTCATCACCTTGTTCTGA
- a CDS encoding TonB-dependent receptor plug domain-containing protein, translating into MRITIADRKLWMFLLLGMGGQVAAQQRPDTMSSKSLDEVIVQENRLAGPLKAANRNITIISRKQIDAMAVTSINEVLAFVPGLDVRQRGPGGIQADIGIDGGTFDQTLVLLNGIKITDPQTGHNIMNLPISLADVDHIEVLRGAAARVYGINALNGAINIITRQAKETGAVINANVGSSFKKDESNKLYNGYGVGATGSLVSGSSAQSLSLSANSGNGYRYNTAYDNYRALYQGSFQLSAAHQVQTLAGFVKNSYGANGFYAAPGDKESEENVKTFLAAVSDKIQVRKGWEMTPRVSYRFTEDQYLYVKQNKGGANLHDNNIVDVELNNRFETGIGSFGAGAEARYEAINSNNLGIHERTNLGIYGEFKSKTDRRFNFTVGGYLNYNSAYGWQFFPGADVGYNITSDLKLYANVGTAQRLPTYTDLYYKSPAILGNAQLGAEKATYMEAGLRKYSGKFSYSGSVFYRQISDFIDYVKDSLPQPWQPQNFQRADTKGFTLQTGYTTTFASGVFNSFAANAGYNYLSPSFQGDDNNKKISRYVIESLRHQVTANVRAALLHHFMVSASARYNMRINYKDYTVVDARIAYQQKRYQLYVDANNLLDVTYVEAGAVPMPGRWLTLGGSVKF; encoded by the coding sequence ATGCGCATAACAATTGCAGACCGTAAATTATGGATGTTCCTGCTGTTGGGCATGGGTGGCCAGGTAGCCGCACAACAACGCCCAGACACCATGAGTTCCAAAAGCCTCGATGAGGTGATTGTGCAGGAGAACAGGCTGGCAGGCCCGCTGAAGGCTGCTAACCGCAATATTACCATTATCAGCCGCAAACAGATCGATGCGATGGCGGTGACTTCCATCAATGAGGTGCTGGCCTTTGTACCGGGCCTGGACGTACGTCAGCGTGGCCCCGGTGGTATTCAGGCTGATATCGGTATTGATGGTGGCACCTTCGACCAGACACTGGTGCTGCTGAATGGTATCAAAATCACTGATCCGCAAACAGGACATAATATCATGAACCTGCCGATCTCCCTGGCAGATGTGGATCATATAGAAGTGCTGCGTGGTGCGGCTGCCAGAGTGTATGGTATCAATGCGCTCAACGGTGCCATCAACATTATCACCCGCCAGGCAAAGGAAACCGGTGCGGTGATCAATGCCAATGTAGGCAGCAGCTTCAAAAAAGATGAAAGTAACAAATTGTATAACGGCTATGGTGTCGGCGCCACGGGTTCTCTGGTATCCGGTTCCAGCGCACAGTCTCTGTCGCTGAGTGCCAACAGTGGCAATGGCTACCGTTACAATACTGCCTATGACAACTACCGCGCTCTTTATCAGGGCAGTTTCCAGTTATCAGCTGCCCATCAGGTGCAGACGCTGGCAGGTTTTGTGAAAAACAGCTATGGTGCCAACGGCTTCTATGCAGCACCTGGTGACAAGGAATCGGAAGAAAACGTAAAAACCTTTCTCGCGGCCGTTAGTGACAAGATCCAGGTCCGCAAAGGCTGGGAGATGACCCCAAGGGTAAGCTACCGCTTTACAGAAGACCAGTATCTGTATGTAAAACAGAATAAAGGCGGTGCTAATCTGCACGACAACAATATTGTAGACGTAGAGCTGAACAACCGTTTCGAAACCGGCATCGGTTCTTTTGGAGCAGGCGCAGAAGCCCGTTATGAAGCGATCAACAGTAATAACCTGGGCATTCATGAACGTACTAACCTGGGCATCTACGGCGAGTTTAAAAGCAAAACAGACAGACGCTTCAACTTCACTGTGGGTGGTTACCTAAACTATAACTCTGCTTATGGATGGCAGTTTTTCCCCGGTGCTGACGTAGGATATAACATCACATCAGACCTGAAGCTGTATGCTAATGTGGGTACGGCTCAACGACTGCCTACTTACACCGATCTGTATTACAAAAGCCCGGCTATCCTCGGTAATGCCCAGCTGGGAGCAGAGAAAGCAACCTATATGGAAGCTGGTCTGCGTAAATACAGTGGCAAATTCTCCTATTCCGGTAGTGTGTTTTACCGCCAGATATCTGACTTTATCGACTACGTAAAAGATAGTCTGCCACAGCCCTGGCAGCCGCAAAACTTCCAGCGTGCAGATACCAAAGGGTTTACTTTGCAGACAGGATATACTACGACCTTTGCGTCTGGTGTGTTCAACAGCTTTGCTGCCAATGCGGGCTACAACTACCTGTCGCCTTCCTTTCAAGGAGATGATAACAATAAAAAGATATCACGCTACGTGATAGAAAGTCTGCGTCATCAGGTGACGGCCAATGTGAGAGCGGCGTTGCTGCATCATTTTATGGTATCTGCATCGGCACGTTATAATATGCGTATTAACTATAAAGACTATACGGTGGTAGATGCCCGTATTGCTTATCAGCAGAAACGTTATCAGTTATATGTGGATGCCAACAACCTGCTGGACGTGACCTATGTGGAAGCCGGCGCCGTGCCGATGCCCGGCAGATGGCTGACACTGGGCGGCAGCGTAAAGTTCTAA
- a CDS encoding 3-oxoacyl-ACP synthase III family protein codes for MNKLITTIKGSGSFIPEQAKPNKDFVNNHFYDAQKVRINAPGQDIIDKFEQITGICERRYITDDQCASGIAAIAAGQALRDAAIDPETIDQLIVAHNFGDVVRGSVQSNAVPSLAARVKHELGIRNPSCVAYDILFGCPGWLQGVIQADAFIHAGVAKRCLVVGVDVLSRVLDPHDRDSMIFSDGAGAIVLEGAGNAGDTGILSSAAQTFSINELNYINVGPSNDPEDTSGITYIKMQGRRVYEFALKHVPEAMKSCLDATGQDISQLKKIFIHQANEKLDEVIVKAFYKLYGITPCLETVMPMNIHELGNSSVATIPTLFDMVSKGQLPEHQLHPGDLIMFASVGAGMNINAVCYRM; via the coding sequence TTGAACAAGCTCATCACTACTATTAAGGGATCAGGCAGTTTTATTCCCGAACAAGCGAAGCCCAACAAAGACTTTGTTAACAACCACTTTTATGATGCGCAAAAGGTGCGTATCAACGCTCCCGGTCAGGATATCATCGATAAGTTCGAACAGATTACCGGTATCTGTGAGCGCCGTTACATAACAGATGATCAGTGCGCCTCTGGCATTGCAGCCATCGCTGCGGGGCAGGCACTCAGGGATGCAGCTATTGATCCGGAAACCATCGACCAGCTTATAGTAGCACACAACTTCGGAGATGTGGTACGGGGATCTGTACAATCAAATGCTGTGCCTTCACTGGCAGCCCGTGTAAAACATGAATTAGGGATCCGCAACCCCTCTTGTGTGGCCTATGATATCTTATTTGGCTGCCCCGGCTGGTTGCAGGGAGTGATCCAGGCGGATGCCTTTATCCATGCCGGCGTGGCAAAACGTTGCCTGGTAGTGGGCGTGGATGTGTTAAGCCGTGTGCTGGACCCCCACGACCGCGACAGCATGATTTTCAGCGATGGCGCCGGAGCTATAGTGCTGGAAGGAGCAGGTAATGCCGGTGACACAGGCATTCTGTCGTCAGCGGCCCAGACGTTTTCCATCAATGAATTGAACTACATCAATGTAGGCCCTTCCAACGACCCCGAAGATACCAGTGGTATCACTTATATAAAGATGCAGGGCCGCAGAGTGTACGAGTTTGCGCTGAAACATGTGCCGGAAGCCATGAAGTCCTGTTTAGATGCTACCGGACAGGATATCAGTCAACTGAAGAAAATATTCATCCACCAGGCCAATGAAAAACTGGATGAGGTGATTGTAAAAGCATTTTATAAACTTTACGGTATTACACCGTGTCTGGAAACTGTTATGCCTATGAATATCCACGAGCTGGGCAACAGCTCCGTGGCCACTATTCCCACTTTGTTTGATATGGTCTCCAAAGGCCAGCTGCCGGAACATCAGCTGCATCCGGGAGATCTGATTATGTTTGCTTCCGTAGGTGCGGGCATGAATATCAATGCGGTTTGTTACCGGATGTAA
- a CDS encoding family 78 glycoside hydrolase catalytic domain produces the protein MKFHVYLFILLLGSSYSFQLYSRQLPVNPALLKGGWTASWVTSPGIAQRAYGIYHFRKTISLDTQPAHFIVHLSADNRYRFFVNGKAVCSGPARGDLYNWYYETVDIAPYLQAGNNTLAALVWNMGEHAPVAQVSNQTGWLLQGDTEAEKIVDTGSSWKVYNDSAYTPCSLDNGARMRSYMVIGPGDQVKGSAYPWGWELPGYNDAGWHAAQPVTHPVPAGQGTDNLWTLVPRNIPLMEEVPERMGQVRRSSGITPAPSWPREPIPLSIPAYTTTSILIDQTYNTSAYPQLTVSGGKGSSIRLTYAEALFRNHQKANRHQVEDMEILGNYDIFEPDGGRQRTFRPLWFRTYRYVQLDISTGEEPLQIDDLYGMRTGYPFEEKATFSSNDTSLTAIWKTGWRTARLCAGETYFDCPYYEQLQYEGDTRIQSLISLYVAGDDRLMRKAIHDFYCSRVPEGLTQGRYPSNRLQVIPPFSLYWVSMLYDYWMHRKDDAFLRQYLVAASGVLQWYEQHIDRSRMMLGPMPWWGFTDWNTAWPGGVPDGATNGHSAVITLQYAYTLQQAAALFAGFGKTAEAQQYRQLAQQLTQSVYRQCFDTAGNKMANTPDKNTFSQHAGIIAVLAGAIPADKEPSVLRTLLSDTTLSQATFYYRFYLNQALKKAGMANQYYGQLQPWRDMLAMGLTTFAENPEPTRSDCHAWSASPNYDFLATICGIMPAQPGFASVKIAPAPGALQQVKGSMPHPLGEITISLIRKGAHGIIAAITLPQGLSGTFVWEGKEKKLHGGKQEISF, from the coding sequence ATGAAATTCCACGTATATCTGTTTATCCTGCTGTTGGGCAGCAGTTATTCTTTTCAGCTCTATAGCAGACAATTACCTGTCAATCCTGCCTTGTTAAAGGGCGGCTGGACGGCCTCCTGGGTCACCAGTCCGGGCATCGCACAGCGGGCCTATGGCATTTATCATTTCCGTAAAACCATCTCCCTGGACACCCAACCCGCCCACTTTATCGTACACCTGAGCGCCGACAACCGCTACCGCTTTTTTGTGAACGGGAAGGCCGTATGCAGTGGTCCGGCAAGAGGTGATCTTTACAACTGGTACTACGAAACGGTGGATATTGCCCCTTACCTGCAGGCAGGCAACAATACCCTGGCCGCTTTGGTATGGAACATGGGTGAACATGCCCCGGTAGCACAAGTATCCAATCAAACCGGCTGGCTCCTGCAGGGAGATACGGAAGCAGAAAAAATCGTCGACACCGGCAGCAGCTGGAAGGTATATAACGACTCCGCCTATACGCCCTGCTCGCTCGATAACGGCGCCAGAATGCGCAGTTATATGGTCATCGGTCCGGGCGACCAGGTGAAGGGTAGCGCCTATCCCTGGGGATGGGAGCTACCGGGTTATAACGATGCCGGCTGGCATGCCGCCCAGCCTGTCACCCATCCTGTACCAGCCGGACAGGGCACCGACAACCTCTGGACGCTCGTGCCCCGCAACATCCCGCTGATGGAGGAAGTTCCCGAAAGAATGGGACAGGTACGCCGCAGCAGCGGCATCACCCCCGCTCCTTCCTGGCCACGGGAACCAATACCCCTCTCCATTCCCGCCTATACCACCACCTCCATACTGATTGATCAGACCTATAACACCAGCGCCTATCCGCAGCTCACCGTTTCCGGCGGCAAAGGCAGCAGCATCCGTCTCACCTACGCAGAAGCGCTCTTCCGCAACCACCAGAAAGCCAACCGCCATCAGGTGGAAGACATGGAGATCCTGGGCAACTACGATATCTTCGAACCCGATGGCGGCCGGCAGCGGACCTTCCGCCCGCTGTGGTTCCGTACCTACCGTTATGTTCAGCTGGACATCAGCACCGGCGAAGAACCACTGCAGATCGACGACCTCTATGGCATGCGTACCGGCTATCCATTTGAAGAAAAAGCAACTTTCAGCAGCAACGACACCAGCCTCACCGCTATCTGGAAGACCGGCTGGCGTACAGCCCGCCTTTGCGCCGGTGAAACCTACTTTGACTGCCCCTACTACGAACAGCTGCAATATGAAGGGGATACCCGTATCCAGTCACTCATCTCCCTCTATGTGGCCGGCGACGACCGGCTGATGCGAAAAGCCATCCACGACTTTTACTGTTCACGTGTGCCGGAAGGGCTTACCCAGGGCCGCTATCCCAGCAACCGCCTTCAGGTGATACCGCCCTTCTCCCTCTATTGGGTATCTATGTTATACGACTACTGGATGCACCGGAAAGATGATGCCTTCCTCCGGCAATACCTGGTGGCCGCCAGCGGGGTACTGCAGTGGTACGAACAACATATTGACCGCAGCCGCATGATGCTGGGCCCCATGCCCTGGTGGGGCTTCACCGACTGGAACACTGCCTGGCCCGGTGGTGTGCCCGATGGCGCCACCAACGGACATTCCGCCGTCATTACACTACAATACGCCTATACCCTGCAACAGGCCGCCGCTCTCTTTGCAGGCTTCGGAAAAACCGCCGAAGCACAGCAATACCGGCAGCTGGCGCAACAACTGACACAAAGCGTTTACCGCCAGTGCTTCGATACAGCCGGTAATAAAATGGCCAACACACCTGATAAAAACACTTTCAGTCAGCATGCAGGTATCATAGCTGTGCTGGCTGGCGCCATCCCTGCTGACAAAGAACCGTCCGTACTACGCACGCTGCTCTCAGATACCACCCTCAGCCAGGCTACTTTCTACTATCGTTTTTATCTCAACCAGGCCCTTAAAAAAGCTGGCATGGCCAATCAATACTATGGCCAGCTGCAGCCCTGGCGTGATATGCTGGCGATGGGGCTCACCACTTTCGCGGAAAATCCCGAGCCTACCCGCTCCGACTGTCATGCCTGGAGTGCCAGTCCCAACTACGATTTCCTCGCCACTATCTGTGGTATCATGCCGGCGCAACCCGGCTTCGCCAGCGTAAAAATAGCCCCGGCGCCCGGAGCACTGCAACAGGTAAAAGGTTCGATGCCCCATCCGTTAGGAGAGATAACGATATCGCTTATACGTAAGGGAGCGCATGGCATCATCGCGGCTATCACGCTGCCACAGGGACTTTCCGGGACTTTTGTTTGGGAAGGAAAAGAAAAGAAATTACACGGAGGGAAACAGGAGATATCTTTTTGA
- a CDS encoding ester cyclase — MKKFTFILGMSALALLMYASCSNPINNSGDWKAKADSLQAKLNQFEQNQQEINTYLTRFDSLDFDFYSHQQWDSLQLSHASNIVVTYPDGHQTTGIPTHISELKPMFVFAPDTRIVSHPIKFGSGKYTCVVGVMEGTFSQPMPGSGGKSIPPTGKKFKLQMCTVGEWKDGKMIAETLFWDNAALMKQIMP; from the coding sequence ATGAAAAAGTTCACTTTCATTTTAGGCATGAGCGCCCTGGCGCTCCTTATGTATGCCTCCTGTTCAAACCCCATCAATAATAGCGGCGACTGGAAAGCCAAAGCTGATTCCCTCCAGGCCAAACTGAACCAGTTTGAGCAAAACCAGCAAGAAATCAACACCTACCTGACCCGTTTCGACTCGCTGGATTTCGATTTTTACAGCCACCAGCAATGGGACAGCCTCCAGCTCAGCCATGCCAGCAACATTGTAGTCACCTATCCCGATGGACATCAGACCACCGGTATTCCCACTCATATCAGCGAACTGAAACCCATGTTTGTGTTTGCACCTGATACCCGCATCGTAAGCCATCCCATTAAATTTGGCAGTGGTAAATACACCTGCGTAGTGGGAGTGATGGAAGGCACTTTCTCTCAACCAATGCCTGGCAGCGGCGGTAAATCCATTCCGCCTACCGGCAAAAAATTCAAACTGCAGATGTGTACCGTAGGAGAGTGGAAGGACGGTAAGATGATTGCGGAAACGCTCTTCTGGGACAATGCAGCCCTGATGAAACAGATCATGCCATAA
- a CDS encoding PhzF family phenazine biosynthesis protein: MNIRFFQVDAFTNKAFCGNPAGVCLLEGPLTDETMRAIAAENNLSETAFLLRQQDGYSLRWFTPTVEIALCGHATLASAHVLWTNGLETPGSTLHFHTRHSGLLTADSKDNRIELNFPARSYEPVVLPTALRQLFANNYVNAVYSHDRYIIELPSADAVATFVPDFHLLESYRVVITARGDENTPYDFVSRYFAVPLGVQEDPVTGSAHCGLAPYWADKLGKTSFSAYQASARGGELTVILQNDRVLLQGEAVTVISGTFHVNHQ; encoded by the coding sequence ATGAATATCCGTTTCTTTCAGGTAGATGCCTTTACCAATAAAGCATTCTGCGGAAACCCTGCCGGTGTATGCCTGCTGGAAGGACCGTTGACAGATGAAACCATGCGGGCCATCGCGGCAGAGAACAATCTTTCGGAAACAGCTTTTCTTCTGCGCCAGCAGGATGGTTACAGCCTGCGGTGGTTTACACCCACCGTCGAGATAGCACTTTGTGGTCATGCTACCCTCGCCAGCGCCCATGTGCTATGGACCAACGGCCTGGAGACACCCGGCTCCACCCTGCATTTTCATACCCGCCACAGTGGCCTGCTGACGGCTGACAGTAAAGACAACCGCATAGAACTCAACTTCCCCGCACGCAGCTATGAACCGGTAGTGCTGCCAACCGCTTTAAGACAACTTTTTGCCAACAACTATGTTAATGCGGTGTATAGCCATGACCGTTATATCATAGAACTGCCTTCGGCAGATGCGGTAGCGACGTTTGTACCCGACTTTCATCTGCTGGAATCCTACCGGGTGGTGATCACTGCACGTGGTGATGAAAATACTCCCTATGACTTTGTGTCCCGGTACTTTGCTGTGCCCCTGGGCGTGCAGGAAGATCCGGTTACAGGGTCTGCCCATTGTGGCCTGGCGCCTTACTGGGCCGACAAACTGGGGAAAACCTCCTTCAGCGCCTACCAGGCTTCTGCCAGGGGAGGAGAGCTAACTGTTATTTTGCAAAACGACCGGGTATTGCTGCAAGGTGAAGCCGTGACAGTCATCTCTGGTACATTCCATGTAAACCATCAATAA
- a CDS encoding TonB-dependent receptor plug domain-containing protein has product MKKFIFTVTTPLLFSGLSAQIRHLTDTTKQLGEIQIVGSRSADRTKLNSPVPVDIIDIKSLQQTAPQTSITQLLQYIAPSFHSINGSNAGDAGSALNLAQLRGLGVDQLLVLVNGKRRHKSANVNWGGLGNGATGYDLNAIPVSAIDRIEILRDGAAAQYGSDAIAGVINIVLKKQTDHILVNTTATTRRRGDGVSTRTGVNYGTRIGQQGGYLNVSAEFATQAIALQPGRDDAGLYNGPVYGGGANTRDYDAIYTKDIDDAILKSRGIDRHFFDQRGAGANKAKDALLFFNTAIPVKEQVEVYAFGGISRRTSQFTAVYRLPGWTERNNTTLYPDGFLPAMDNGITDKSLAIGIKGKVNQWNIDLSNVYGKNDFSNIISNSLNASLGAKSPTTFNAGSYNGSQNTASLDISRHFAGVLHGLNIAFGAQYRTETYQIIAGEEASYIKGDLQTIYRIDTSVAGVPYLSNAGLLALNGLSPGSQIHAGFRPSNEVNVSRAIVAGYIDIEAKITAQWLVSAALRAENFSDFGNVTTGKIATRYSFAPWFNIRASANTGFRAPDLAQFYYTETSTSFQQGRAIDQVTASNKSAATRALGIPSLTPERSTGYTAGITSQPVPNAELTADAYYVKINNRVGNTGNFSANDNNLPPDVRALLLQTGTTQAKFFYNAFSTRTTGIEFTGSYRFPLAHGSLQLLAGGNFVKNEVTGINTPKGLEQYKYVIFSEAERARVTTNIPSQKITLQGAWSTPVWSLLLRTVYFGPVTTATAQNANFPKPDYYFQELKPILVTDFSAGYFFNPKIQLTIGVNNVFNTLGDYTDPAISGLRNPTIVGIQNGSAGIQPFIRLYGKF; this is encoded by the coding sequence ATGAAAAAATTTATATTCACTGTCACCACACCCTTGCTGTTTTCCGGCTTGTCGGCGCAGATCAGGCATCTCACCGACACTACCAAACAACTGGGAGAAATACAAATAGTTGGCTCCCGGAGTGCCGACCGTACCAAACTCAATTCACCGGTACCGGTAGATATCATCGATATAAAGTCGTTGCAACAGACCGCCCCGCAAACCAGTATTACGCAGCTGCTGCAGTATATTGCTCCTTCCTTTCACTCCATCAACGGCAGTAATGCCGGTGATGCCGGTTCTGCACTGAACCTGGCCCAGCTCAGAGGCCTTGGCGTAGACCAGCTGCTGGTGCTGGTCAATGGCAAACGACGCCACAAGAGTGCAAACGTCAACTGGGGTGGTCTGGGCAACGGCGCTACCGGTTATGATCTCAACGCCATCCCTGTCAGCGCCATAGACCGCATAGAAATACTCCGTGATGGCGCGGCAGCCCAATACGGTTCCGACGCCATCGCCGGTGTTATCAACATCGTACTAAAAAAACAGACTGACCATATCCTCGTGAACACTACCGCCACCACACGACGTAGGGGCGACGGCGTTAGTACCCGCACCGGCGTCAACTACGGTACCAGAATAGGACAACAAGGTGGTTACCTCAACGTAAGCGCCGAATTCGCTACCCAGGCCATCGCGCTGCAACCCGGCCGCGATGATGCCGGCCTGTACAACGGTCCCGTTTATGGCGGCGGCGCCAACACCAGAGACTATGATGCCATCTATACCAAAGATATCGACGACGCTATCCTGAAAAGCCGGGGCATAGACCGCCATTTCTTCGACCAGCGCGGCGCCGGCGCCAACAAAGCCAAAGATGCACTACTCTTTTTTAATACAGCCATTCCCGTAAAAGAACAAGTAGAAGTATACGCTTTCGGAGGCATCAGCCGCCGCACTTCCCAGTTCACAGCCGTATACCGCCTACCCGGATGGACAGAACGCAACAACACCACACTCTATCCCGATGGTTTCCTGCCCGCCATGGACAATGGTATCACCGATAAGTCGCTGGCCATCGGCATAAAAGGAAAAGTGAATCAATGGAACATCGATCTGTCTAATGTATATGGCAAAAATGATTTCAGCAATATCATCAGCAATTCACTCAATGCCAGTCTGGGCGCCAAAAGCCCTACCACCTTTAACGCCGGCAGCTACAACGGCTCGCAGAACACCGCCAGCCTCGATATCAGCCGTCACTTTGCAGGTGTATTACACGGCCTCAATATAGCCTTTGGTGCACAGTACCGCACGGAAACCTATCAGATCATCGCCGGCGAAGAGGCCTCCTATATCAAAGGAGATCTGCAAACTATCTACCGGATTGATACCAGCGTGGCAGGAGTCCCTTATCTCAGCAATGCCGGACTGCTGGCCCTCAACGGCCTCTCTCCCGGATCACAGATACATGCAGGCTTCCGGCCATCCAACGAAGTGAATGTAAGTCGTGCTATTGTGGCTGGCTATATAGATATAGAAGCTAAAATCACCGCACAATGGCTCGTATCTGCAGCACTAAGGGCCGAAAACTTCTCCGACTTCGGCAATGTAACAACCGGTAAAATAGCCACCCGATATAGTTTCGCACCCTGGTTCAACATAAGGGCCTCCGCCAACACCGGCTTCCGTGCGCCTGACCTCGCACAGTTTTATTACACAGAAACTTCCACCAGCTTCCAGCAAGGTCGCGCCATCGATCAGGTAACAGCCTCCAATAAAAGCGCAGCCACCCGTGCATTGGGCATCCCGTCTCTCACGCCCGAGCGCTCTACCGGATACACAGCAGGCATCACCTCACAACCCGTGCCCAACGCAGAACTGACAGCCGATGCCTATTATGTGAAAATCAATAATCGTGTAGGCAACACCGGTAACTTCTCTGCCAACGACAACAACCTCCCTCCCGATGTACGTGCCTTGCTGCTGCAAACCGGTACCACACAAGCGAAGTTTTTTTATAACGCTTTCAGCACCCGCACTACAGGGATAGAGTTCACCGGCAGCTATCGTTTCCCGCTGGCCCATGGCAGCCTGCAACTGCTGGCTGGCGGTAACTTCGTAAAAAATGAAGTCACTGGTATCAATACTCCCAAAGGACTGGAACAGTACAAGTATGTTATCTTCAGTGAAGCAGAAAGGGCCAGAGTCACCACCAATATTCCCAGCCAGAAAATTACACTACAGGGCGCCTGGAGCACCCCTGTATGGTCATTGCTGCTGCGCACCGTTTACTTCGGACCAGTTACCACAGCGACTGCGCAGAATGCTAATTTTCCCAAACCAGACTACTATTTTCAGGAGCTGAAACCCATACTGGTAACAGACTTCTCTGCCGGATATTTCTTCAATCCTAAAATACAACTGACAATAGGTGTCAACAATGTTTTCAATACACTGGGCGACTACACCGACCCTGCCATCTCCGGCCTCCGTAACCCTACCATAGTAGGCATACAAAACGGCAGCGCAGGCATACAGCCTTTCATCAGGCTCTATGGCAAATTCTGA